TACGAATATCTCAGACCTTGGCGTTTTAGAGTACCCCAGGCAAATAATATCGCTAGCAGGGTAGACAATGTAATTGGTTTTTTAGTTAACGAAACTCACAGTAATAGCCAAAATGCCCTTGTCTTACTCTTGCGTTCGTTAAGCAATTTAATAGATAAAGACGATCAACGTCATCAACAACTGGCAGATTTAGCAGTCGAACTGAAAAATGCACTTGAAAGTACATCAACTAGGAGTCAACCTCAACCAACAAATCAACCAGAAAAGAATTTTAGAGGTAATCCAGTACCAAACAAAGACCAAGCACCAATACTTGCCCCGATAAAAAATCGCTGGGCATTTTTAGTAGGTGTCAACAGATATATCGACCCTAACTTTAGGCGCTTAAATTTCTGTGTAGATGATGTGCTGGTATTAGCAGAAAAACTCAAAGCACTAAACTACATAGTTGTTTGCTTACACGACAGATCTGAACGTCCTAACCGCTTCCCTACCTGCAACAATGTAGTAGCAGAGTTGATTGAATTTTGCAAAAATGTCAAACCAGATGACCTGTTATTAGTGCATTTCGCTTGTCATGGCAAACGTGTCAATGACAAGCCTGTATTAATTTTAAATGATACTCGTTTACCAATATTGGAAACAACTGGCCTGTTTCTAGAGGAAGTACAACAGCACATGGGTTACAACAGTAAAGCAAAACAGCACATGGGTGCAAAACGTTTAGTGCTGACGCTGGATGCTTGTCACATGGGAGTAGAAACTGGCAGAGACGTTGACGACCCAGAGTTTATTCGTAATGCTTATGAGTTAGCTGAAGGTTTTGCTTTAATTGCCGCTAGCACAGCCCAGCAAAAAGCGCAAGAGTGGCATGGCAAAAAGCATGGGGTATTTACTTACTACCTCCTAGAAGCACTCGAAGGTAAAGCGGATATGGGTAACAAAAAGTTTGTCACTGTGGATGATGTTAAGACTTATGTATTAGATAAACTCAAGCGTTGGAGTGCGGAAAATAGCGGCATTATTCAAGAACCAACTGCCTACACCGAGGGGTTAGGAGCCATGATACTAGCAGATTATCGCACTACTCCAGCTACTCCAGGATCAACATGAATATTGTAGAAAAATCTAAAAAATCATAATTTTCTCGAAAAAATAATTAATTTGGCTATATTATCGTCGCAGCTACGAGGTATTTATCAGCCAAGAAATCAGGAGGGTTGGCATGAAGCGCAGTCAAAAAACCATGATGGGGTTATTCATGCTAACTCTGGGTTTGGTATTAGCAGCCCCATCAGCTCAAGCTGAACCAAAAGTGACCCTAAACCCTTCTAGTTTGACAGTGGTGGGAACACAATGTCCAGTTTTTTTAAAATGCCCACCTGTTAAACGCAACTTACTTGTCCAGACAAATGAAGCGATCGCTAATTTACAACTAATCACTCTTGATTTAAATCGTGCAGATTCATCTGCTATTGTTCCAATTAGCGCCATTCAGCTGACCTTATCTGCAAAATCAGTACAACCCAAACAACCTTTAACTGTCCCTGTAGAGTTTGACTTTCACAAAATTCGCAGTGGAGAATATAGTGGTCAACTCCTTGTAGTTTATGACAACGGGGAGTTATATGTTCCAGTTATAGTGCGACTTAAAGACCACTGGCTTTTTCCTTCACTTGTGCTTTTACTGGGTGTTGGGCTGGGAATTGGAGTTTCAGCCTATCGCAATGATGTTATGCCTCGTGACGAAATCGTAGTACAAATTGGTCGCATCCGCACGCAAATGCAAGCTGACTTGGAACTGGCAGAAGCATTTCAAAGAAAAATCACCGGATATTTAATCGATGTAGAAACGACTTTAGCTGCTAAACGTTGGGATGAAGCACGACAAGCAGTAACCCAGGCACAAGCGGTTTGGGATAAATGGCGAAAAGAAAGGGAAGATTGGGTAGTGCTGGTAAAATATTTGTCTGAGTTATTTAAGAGCCTCGAGTCTCTCAATAAAGATGCGCCTTACGTGCAAGTGGTGCGTAGCCAGTTAGAAAACGCAAAGCGACAAGCAGCAGATAAGGAAGCTACCCAAAAGTTCCGCGAAGATTTAGATAATTTACGACAACAAATCACCTGGTACCAACAAGCTCAAGCTAAACTCGGCCAATTCGACGATCTGAGAAATAAGTTGACTGATTTAGCACCAGACACAGACAAAGAGGAGTCCCTCAGACTCATATTACTAGGCTTGCACAACGATTTAGATCAGCTTTCTCCCAGCGATCAAAAAGCTGTCGAGGATTGGCACGAAAAACTTAACAATGCAATTGACGAATTATACAAGGAAATTAAACAAATACCTAGTAAAACTAGATCTGCTCAAAATATATTTAGAGATGCCAACGACACTCCACAAAAGACACTTCCCAACCCAGTTCCTGAAGTCATTTCTGCACAACCAAGCCCAAAACAAGCTGCCCGCAATATATATTGGTTTAACTGGTTAAGCTACGCGATCGCAGTAGGGCTTCTGGCAGGAGCAGGATTTGGACAAATTTATGCTAGCCAACCCATGTTTGGTGCTAATGGCTGGAGTGATTATTTTACCTTGCTAGCTTGGGGCTTTGGAGCAGAGGCTACTCGCGATGCTATTACCAAAGTTGTGCGTGATTGGAAGTTACCGGGACTCAAGTAAACAACTCAGGACTTACGCACGGACTACGATTTTACGTCCGGAGCGAGCTTAGCGTTGTAATCGCAAAAGCTTAGTTTTTCCTTACGAGTGCGTAACTCCTAAACTAACGTGAGTTCGACAGATTTAAAAAACCCCACTTCCATTCCTCACCCCTGAAAGGAGAGAGGCTTCAAAAGGTTGATTTTTCGTTCTTTACAAGGATGTTAAAGCCCCTCTTGGACGCAAAGAGGGGTTGGGGAGAGGTTTGTCGAACTCACGTTAAACTATCAACCGCGCTGCTTCACCAACACAGTGGCTGCAAGCAGTGGCTTACCGCAGAAGCGTCTACAGCACTCAGCACTTTACTATAGAGATTATCGATAGAAAATTGGGAATTATTAGTAGTGGTTGAGTTTCCCTTAACCGAACTCTTAAATACCATAGGCAGTTCGTAGTGCTTTTACTGAGTATTTACTGTTGCTAAAGGGGTATAGTCAAAAGTTCTTCACTGGAATTTTCAAATGTCTATAATGCTTGCCACTGGATGGTTACAGCCTGAAATTTCCACCAGAAAAAATTTTCTTGGCCCAAGAAGTAGCGTCAAAATTGTAGACAAACCAATTCTTTAATGTAGAATCAAAACCAACTTTAACCTATAGAATATGTATTCTTTTTGGAGGTAGCCTTATTAATCCTTCTAGCAGCTTACCAGATGCCAAACTGGCTCCTGAAGCAGACTCCTCAGTCTTGCAAATATGGGGTGGGCATCCTTTGCAAGGTCATGTGAAAATCAGCGGGGCAAAAAATTCCGCACTGGTGATTATGGCTGGAGCCTTACTGTGTTCCGGAGATTGTCGCATCCGCAATGTTCCTTTATTAGCGGACGTAGACAGAATGGGTCAGGTTTTATCAGCTTTGGGTGTTCGCCTCACACGACAAGGCGACATTTTAGACATTAATGCCAGGGAAATTACCACATCCAAAGCTCCCTACGAACTAGTTACCCAACTGCGGGCAAGTTTTTTTGCCATTGGCTCAATTTTGGCACGGCTAGGTGTGGCACAAATGCCTTTACCAGGTGGTTGTGCAATTGGAGCCAGACCGGTTGATTTGCATGTCCGAGGATTGCAAGCGATGGGAGCGGAAGTGCAGATTGAACATGGCATCTGTAATGCCTATGTCCCAGGTAGTAGTAAAAGATTAAAAGGAGCCAAAATTTACCTGGATACTCCCAGTGTGGGAGCAACAGAAACGTTGATGATGGCTGCTACCCTAGCCGATGGCGAAACCATCATCGAAAATGCTGCACGCGAGCCAGAAGTAGCCGATCTGGCAAATTTCTGTAACGCTATGGGAGCCAAAATTCAAGGTGCAGGCTCTAGTACAATTACGATTGTTGGTGTTCCCAAGTTGCATTCTGTTGACTACAGCATTATTCCCGATCGCATTGAAACAGGAACATTTTTGGTAGCTGGAGCCATCACCCGTTCAGAACTTACCTTATCGCCAGTACAACCAGACCATTTAATCCCAGTGATTGCCAAGCTGCGGGAAATTGGAGTCACAATCATTGAGGAAGCGCCTGATATTTTACGCATTTTACCAGCGTCAACTCTCAGGGCAACAGATATCGAAACCTTACCGCATCCAGGCTTTCCCACAGATATGCAAGCGCCGTTCATGGCTTTGCTGACTTTAGCGGAAGGTGACAGCTTGATTAATGAATCTGTGTTTGAAAATCGCTTACGTCATGCTTCCGAGTTGAATCGCTTAGGAGCAGACATTCGCGTAAAAGGCAACACCGCCTTTGTCAGGGGAGTACCCTTATTATCTGGCGCACCAGTATTAGGTACAGACTTACGGGCATCAGCAGCCCTAGTTTTAGCAGGACTAGCAGCCCAAGGACAAACCACAATTCAGGGATTGCACCACCTTGATCGGGGTTACGATCGCCTCGATATGAAGTTGCAGCAATTAGGAGCTAGAATCCAGCGTGTGGGCGCACCAGCAGAAGCACAATTGGCTCCCAATACCAGTGCTTCTCCATCGTCGATTGCTAAATAAGGGAATGGGGAATGGGGACTGGGGACTGGGGACTGGGGAATTGGGAATTGGGGATGGGGAATGGGGAAATAGCAACTAGTTATTCTCCTTCATCCCCCTCATCCCCCTCATCTCCCTCATCCCCCTCATCCCCCCT
Above is a window of Nostoc sp. UHCC 0702 DNA encoding:
- a CDS encoding caspase family protein — translated: MPGIPSDPPDLHYRLRNALLECEQFKSNDKLISVFNSYEYLRPWRFRVPQANNIASRVDNVIGFLVNETHSNSQNALVLLLRSLSNLIDKDDQRHQQLADLAVELKNALESTSTRSQPQPTNQPEKNFRGNPVPNKDQAPILAPIKNRWAFLVGVNRYIDPNFRRLNFCVDDVLVLAEKLKALNYIVVCLHDRSERPNRFPTCNNVVAELIEFCKNVKPDDLLLVHFACHGKRVNDKPVLILNDTRLPILETTGLFLEEVQQHMGYNSKAKQHMGAKRLVLTLDACHMGVETGRDVDDPEFIRNAYELAEGFALIAASTAQQKAQEWHGKKHGVFTYYLLEALEGKADMGNKKFVTVDDVKTYVLDKLKRWSAENSGIIQEPTAYTEGLGAMILADYRTTPATPGST
- the murA gene encoding UDP-N-acetylglucosamine 1-carboxyvinyltransferase; its protein translation is MNPSSSLPDAKLAPEADSSVLQIWGGHPLQGHVKISGAKNSALVIMAGALLCSGDCRIRNVPLLADVDRMGQVLSALGVRLTRQGDILDINAREITTSKAPYELVTQLRASFFAIGSILARLGVAQMPLPGGCAIGARPVDLHVRGLQAMGAEVQIEHGICNAYVPGSSKRLKGAKIYLDTPSVGATETLMMAATLADGETIIENAAREPEVADLANFCNAMGAKIQGAGSSTITIVGVPKLHSVDYSIIPDRIETGTFLVAGAITRSELTLSPVQPDHLIPVIAKLREIGVTIIEEAPDILRILPASTLRATDIETLPHPGFPTDMQAPFMALLTLAEGDSLINESVFENRLRHASELNRLGADIRVKGNTAFVRGVPLLSGAPVLGTDLRASAALVLAGLAAQGQTTIQGLHHLDRGYDRLDMKLQQLGARIQRVGAPAEAQLAPNTSASPSSIAK